A stretch of Arachis hypogaea cultivar Tifrunner chromosome 15, arahy.Tifrunner.gnm2.J5K5, whole genome shotgun sequence DNA encodes these proteins:
- the LOC112749885 gene encoding probable membrane-associated kinase regulator 1, whose translation MASGRRRALKDSSSTKSKSKSYTLPSSPSHSFSSSSSSDFEFTISISPRKSSAALCPADELFYKGQLLPLHLSPRISMVRTLLLSSPSSSSSAAARDSTGSTTSTNSSSSSSFASDLALFPDCDSSRPSSVTDDDELKRLHNPSKEYPHSQIKKNHPNRYFSFSRFSSVFRKDTTTTNNNKVCETEHHHHVAASSSSSSVKRMSATARDVIRKYLKKVKPLYEKLSQKQQRTGELLAEGGGATVNATTTTSSRTVLSLLTTITERSKTEGGCSGKRGMKENVSGVLSHSFSGNLRYPRKRRSCVSSCPSSMRSSPSHSGVLSQGGARAGMHFGDSSSMEELQSAIQGAITHCKNSLMQNKLDTGAAQ comes from the coding sequence ATGGCAAGTGGGAGGAGGAGAGCACTGAAAGACTCCTCCTCAACCAAGTCAAAGTCAAAGTCATACACACTTCCCTCCTCACCCTCCCAttccttctcttcctcctcctcctccgacTTCGAGTTCACCATCTCCATCTCGCCGCGCAAATCCTCCGCCGCACTTTGCCCTGCCGATGAGCTATTCTACAAGGGCCAGCTCCTCCCTCTCCACCTCTCCCCTCGCATCTCCATGGTCCGCACTCTCCTCCTctcttctccctcctcctcctcctctgccgCCGCCCGCGACTCCACCGGCAGCACCACCAGCAccaactcctcctcctcctcctcctttgccAGCGACCTCGCCCTCTTCCCCGACTGCGACTCCTCCCGCCCTAGCTCCGTGACCGACGACGACGAGCTCAAGCGTCTCCATAACCCTTCCAAGGAGTATCCTCACTCCcaaatcaagaagaaccaccctAATAGATACTTCTCCTTCTCAAGATTCTCCTCTGTTTTCCGCAAggacaccaccaccaccaacaacaacaaagtGTGCGAGACGGAGCATCACCACCATGtggccgcttcttcttcttcctcctccgtgAAGCGAATGAGCGCCACTGCCAGAGATGTCATAAGGAAGTACTTGAAGAAGGTGAAGCCTCTTTACGAGAAGCTTTCGCAGAAGCAACAGAGAACCGGGGAGTTGTTGGCGGAGGGCGGTGGTGCGACTGTGAATGCAACAACGACGACGTCTTCGCGGACGGTGTTGTCTCTGTTAACGACTATAACAGAGAGATCCAAAACAGAGGGTGGTTGCAGTGGGAAGAGAGGGATGAAGGAGAACGTTTCTGGTGTTCTGTCTCATTCTTTCTCCGGGAACCTCAGGTACCCTCGGAAGAGGAGAAGCTGCGTCTCCAGTTGCCCTTCGTCCATGAGATCGTCGCCCAGTCATTCCGGCGTGCTCTCTCAGGGCGGCGCCAGAGCAGGGATGCATTTCGGGGACTCTTCTTCCATGGAAGAGTTGCAGAGCGCAATCCAAGGCGCAATCACACATTGCAAGAACTCTTTGATGCAGAACAAGCTTGACACTGGTGCAGCTCAGTAA